A section of the Saccopteryx leptura isolate mSacLep1 chromosome 4, mSacLep1_pri_phased_curated, whole genome shotgun sequence genome encodes:
- the PVRIG gene encoding transmembrane protein PVRIG isoform X1, whose product MDRPRALVLLLALLTLCITAGAPEVWVQVQMEATKSPSFTVRCGFLGSSSISLVTVSCGGPDGAGGTKLAVLHPVLGTQQWPPVHQVHWETRTSISLTLEGSEGRCPSLNTTFCCKFTSFPEGSQETCRHHHLGTDQGLPAPTPALILRADLAGILGISGVLFFACIYLLHLLRRQRHWSVTKPQPPLRSPLTQTRARAASQASLSSHHIPYATTTTNYFCPAALDMVLPPQPLSKWTPIPTHTARQPVPWASPPPSAHSSFISVENVLYVQAGERPPDIYSNIIPSPDPLGPRSMKGHLGVQ is encoded by the exons ATGGACAGGCCCCGGGCTCTGGTCCTACTCTTGGCATTGCTGACACTCTGCATCACTGCTG GGGCACCTGAGGTGTGGGTGCAAGTTCAGATGGAGGCCACCAAGTCCCCGTCCTTCACTGTTCGCTGTGGATTCCTGGGGTCTAGCTCTATCAGCCTGGTGACTGTGAGCTGTGGAGGGCCTGATGGTGCTGGCGGGACCAAGCTGGCTGTTTTGCACCCAGTATTGGGCACCCAGCAGTGGCCCCCTGTTCACCAGGTCCACTGGGAAACCAGGACCAGCATCTCCCTCACCCTGGAAGGGTCTGAGGGGAGATGCCCCAGTCTCAACACCACCTTCTGCTGCAAGTTTACTTCCTTCCCTGAGGGCTCCCAGGAGACCTGCAGGCACCACCACCTCGGCACAGACCAAG GGCTCCCTGCCCCTACTCCAGCCCTGATTCTGCGGGCTGACCTGGCAGGGATCTTGGGGATCTCAGGGGTCCTCTTCTTTGCCTGCATCTACCTTCTCCACCTGCTGCGTCGGCAGAGGCACTG GTCTGTCACGAAGCCTCAGCCACCCCTCAGAAGCCCTCTGACACAGACACGAGCAAGG GCAGCCAGCCAAGCCTCCCTGTCCTCTCACCACATCCCCTatgcaaccaccaccaccaactaCTTCTGCCCCGCAGCTCTGGACATGGTCCTCCCACCCCAGCCACTGTCCAAGTGGACGCCGATCCCCACCCACACAGCACGCCAGCCGGTCCCCTGGGCATCTCCGCCACCCTCTGCTCACAGCAGTTTTATCTCCGTTGAGAATGTACTTTATGTTCAAGCAGGAGAGAGGCCTCCCGATATCTATTCCAACATTATCCCTTCCCCTGACCCTCTGGGGCCCAGATCCATGAAGGGGCATTTAGGAGTTCAATGA
- the PVRIG gene encoding transmembrane protein PVRIG isoform X2 codes for MDRPRALVLLLALLTLCITAGAPEVWVQVQMEATKSPSFTVRCGFLGSSSISLVTVSCGGPDGAGGTKLAVLHPVLGTQQWPPVHQVHWETRTSISLTLEGSEGRCPSLNTTFCCKFTSFPEGSQETCRHHHLGTDQGGADEEQGPGKAGRTSGHWPPIWSVTKPQPPLRSPLTQTRARAASQASLSSHHIPYATTTTNYFCPAALDMVLPPQPLSKWTPIPTHTARQPVPWASPPPSAHSSFISVENVLYVQAGERPPDIYSNIIPSPDPLGPRSMKGHLGVQ; via the exons ATGGACAGGCCCCGGGCTCTGGTCCTACTCTTGGCATTGCTGACACTCTGCATCACTGCTG GGGCACCTGAGGTGTGGGTGCAAGTTCAGATGGAGGCCACCAAGTCCCCGTCCTTCACTGTTCGCTGTGGATTCCTGGGGTCTAGCTCTATCAGCCTGGTGACTGTGAGCTGTGGAGGGCCTGATGGTGCTGGCGGGACCAAGCTGGCTGTTTTGCACCCAGTATTGGGCACCCAGCAGTGGCCCCCTGTTCACCAGGTCCACTGGGAAACCAGGACCAGCATCTCCCTCACCCTGGAAGGGTCTGAGGGGAGATGCCCCAGTCTCAACACCACCTTCTGCTGCAAGTTTACTTCCTTCCCTGAGGGCTCCCAGGAGACCTGCAGGCACCACCACCTCGGCACAGACCAAGGTGGGGCTGATGAGGAGCAGGGcccagggaaggcagggaggacCTCGGGGCACTGGCCGCCAATCTG GTCTGTCACGAAGCCTCAGCCACCCCTCAGAAGCCCTCTGACACAGACACGAGCAAGG GCAGCCAGCCAAGCCTCCCTGTCCTCTCACCACATCCCCTatgcaaccaccaccaccaactaCTTCTGCCCCGCAGCTCTGGACATGGTCCTCCCACCCCAGCCACTGTCCAAGTGGACGCCGATCCCCACCCACACAGCACGCCAGCCGGTCCCCTGGGCATCTCCGCCACCCTCTGCTCACAGCAGTTTTATCTCCGTTGAGAATGTACTTTATGTTCAAGCAGGAGAGAGGCCTCCCGATATCTATTCCAACATTATCCCTTCCCCTGACCCTCTGGGGCCCAGATCCATGAAGGGGCATTTAGGAGTTCAATGA